A single genomic interval of Spirosoma taeanense harbors:
- a CDS encoding NAD(P)/FAD-dependent oxidoreductase produces the protein MITTDICIIGAGPVGLFAVFEAGLLKMRCHLIDALPQVGGQLSEIYPQKPIYDIPGYPAINAQTLVDNLMDQIAPFHPTFTLGERVETLEKQDDGSYVITTSDGTAVRCQVVVIAGGLGCFEPRKPDIVNLEQFEGRGVAYMVKNPEQLRDRRVVLAGGGDSALDWTIFLADIAREVTLVHRSDTFRGAPDSAEKVFELAQEGRINLVLQSNITSISGNGHLNQVSITAKDKTVTSLPADNLIPLFGLTPKLGPIADWGLNIDKSAISVNTTDYATNVERVYAIGDINTYPGKLKLILCGFHEAALMCQSAFKYVYPSQKLSFKYTTVNGVPTF, from the coding sequence ATGATCACCACTGATATTTGCATTATTGGCGCGGGGCCCGTGGGCCTGTTTGCCGTCTTCGAAGCCGGGCTGCTAAAGATGCGCTGCCACCTGATCGACGCCCTGCCCCAGGTGGGCGGGCAGTTGTCCGAAATTTACCCCCAGAAGCCCATCTACGACATTCCCGGCTATCCGGCCATCAACGCTCAAACCCTGGTCGATAACCTGATGGATCAGATTGCGCCGTTTCACCCAACGTTTACGCTGGGCGAGCGCGTCGAAACGCTGGAGAAGCAGGATGACGGTTCTTACGTCATTACAACCAGCGACGGGACTGCTGTACGCTGCCAGGTCGTTGTGATAGCGGGTGGTCTGGGCTGCTTTGAGCCGCGCAAACCCGACATTGTGAACCTCGAACAGTTTGAAGGCAGGGGCGTCGCGTATATGGTCAAGAACCCCGAGCAGTTACGGGACCGGCGCGTGGTGCTGGCTGGTGGCGGTGACTCGGCCCTCGACTGGACAATTTTCCTGGCTGACATCGCCAGGGAAGTCACGCTGGTTCACCGCAGCGATACGTTTCGGGGAGCGCCGGATTCGGCCGAGAAAGTCTTTGAACTGGCTCAGGAAGGCAGGATTAACCTGGTGCTGCAGTCGAACATCACCAGCATCAGCGGCAACGGCCACCTGAACCAGGTCAGCATTACGGCCAAAGATAAAACCGTAACCAGCCTGCCCGCCGACAATCTGATTCCGCTGTTCGGTTTGACGCCCAAACTCGGCCCAATTGCGGACTGGGGGCTTAATATTGACAAATCGGCGATCAGTGTCAACACAACCGACTATGCGACCAATGTCGAGCGCGTGTACGCCATTGGCGATATCAATACCTATCCGGGCAAGTTAAAGCTGATTCTGTGCGGTTTTCACGAGGCCGCGCTGATGTGTCAGAGCGCGTTCAAGTACGTGTATCCCAGCCAGAAACTCAGTTTCAAATACACGACCGTCAACGGCGTCCCAACGTTTTAA
- the uxuA gene encoding mannonate dehydratase translates to MALEQTWRWFGEADPVSLWDVRQAGATGVVSALHHIPNGQVWPVSEIQQRKAIIEQHGLTWSVVESVPVHEDIKKQQGNWQTYIDNYKESLVNLAQCGIDTVCYNFMPVLDWTRTNLDYPLPDASTALRFDLTEFCAFEVYVLKRPGADLHYPDSLKQDARRWLDSASETDLKRLTRTLIAGLPGSEESFTLDAFADALATYKDIGDQELRNNLYEFLRQITPVAQDAGIRLAIHPDDPPFPILGLPRVVSTEADARQLLRAANSPANGLCFCTGSYGVRADNDLVGMAERLGDRIHFIHLRSTQREHTEGLLESSFHEADHLTGDVDMYGVMRALLQEQKRRQAEGRPDLRMPFRPDHGHRMLDDLASGKPTNPGYTAIGRLRGLAELRGLEMGIERSLFQS, encoded by the coding sequence ATGGCTTTAGAGCAAACATGGCGGTGGTTCGGCGAAGCTGATCCGGTTAGCCTGTGGGATGTCCGGCAGGCAGGTGCTACGGGTGTTGTTTCGGCGCTGCACCATATTCCCAATGGGCAGGTCTGGCCCGTTTCAGAGATTCAGCAGCGAAAGGCAATCATCGAACAGCACGGGCTGACCTGGTCGGTCGTTGAAAGTGTGCCGGTGCACGAAGACATAAAAAAACAGCAGGGCAACTGGCAGACGTATATAGACAACTACAAGGAATCGCTCGTGAACCTGGCCCAGTGCGGCATCGACACGGTCTGTTACAACTTCATGCCTGTACTCGACTGGACCCGCACCAACCTTGACTACCCGCTCCCCGACGCCTCAACGGCGCTGCGCTTCGACCTGACCGAATTCTGCGCCTTTGAGGTATATGTTTTAAAGCGACCCGGTGCCGACCTGCATTATCCGGACTCGCTCAAACAGGATGCCCGACGCTGGCTCGACAGCGCCAGCGAGACTGACCTGAAACGGTTGACGCGTACGCTCATCGCGGGTCTGCCGGGCAGCGAGGAAAGCTTTACGCTCGACGCCTTTGCTGACGCCCTGGCCACCTATAAAGACATTGGCGATCAGGAGCTGCGTAATAACCTCTACGAGTTCCTACGCCAGATTACGCCCGTAGCCCAGGATGCCGGTATCCGGCTGGCCATCCACCCCGACGATCCGCCGTTTCCGATTCTGGGTCTGCCGCGCGTGGTCAGTACAGAAGCCGATGCCCGCCAGCTCCTGCGGGCGGCCAATAGCCCAGCCAATGGGCTGTGTTTCTGTACGGGCAGCTATGGCGTCCGGGCCGACAACGACCTCGTCGGCATGGCCGAACGGCTGGGCGACCGCATTCATTTCATCCATCTCCGCAGTACCCAGCGCGAACACACCGAAGGGCTTCTGGAAAGCAGCTTCCACGAAGCCGACCATCTGACGGGCGACGTCGATATGTACGGGGTAATGCGGGCGCTGCTCCAGGAGCAGAAACGCCGGCAGGCCGAGGGACGTCCTGACCTGCGGATGCCTTTCCGGCCCGATCACGGCCACCGGATGCTCGACGACCTGGCCAGCGGCAAGCCAACCAACCCCGGCTATACCGCCATCGGCCGGCTGCGCGGACTAGCCGAACTGCGTGGGCTCGAAATGGGTATTGAACGAAGCCTTTTCCAATCCTGA
- a CDS encoding RidA family protein, translating to MKKAFTVLTLVLLTFLNRSNGQAVEQKLTSMGLALFPPTKAMANYVKAVRTGNLVFLAGHVSSRADGSGITGKLGKDLTVEQGYEAARITTVSLLSTLKAELGNLDRVRRIVKVTGFVNSTPDFGDQPKVVNGCSDLLVALFGEKGKHARSAVGMAALPSNYAVEIELVVEVE from the coding sequence ATGAAAAAAGCGTTTACCGTACTCACTCTTGTGCTGCTTACGTTCCTGAATCGCTCCAACGGGCAGGCCGTCGAGCAGAAACTGACCAGCATGGGGCTTGCTCTGTTTCCGCCTACTAAAGCCATGGCTAACTACGTAAAGGCGGTTCGGACGGGTAACCTGGTGTTTCTGGCCGGACACGTATCGAGCCGTGCCGATGGTTCGGGTATCACCGGTAAACTAGGTAAAGATCTGACGGTCGAGCAGGGGTACGAAGCCGCCCGAATTACAACCGTATCGCTGCTGTCGACGCTGAAAGCCGAACTGGGCAATCTGGACCGTGTCCGGCGAATCGTCAAAGTAACGGGGTTCGTTAATTCCACGCCCGATTTTGGCGACCAACCCAAAGTTGTTAACGGCTGCTCCGACCTGCTGGTGGCCCTGTTTGGCGAGAAAGGTAAACACGCTCGGTCGGCAGTGGGTATGGCCGCGCTGCCGTCAAATTATGCAGTTGAGATCGAACTGGTCGTAGAAGTAGAATAA
- a CDS encoding GNAT family N-acetyltransferase has protein sequence MNCVSIAPATEADIPALNKLVNGAYRGESSRKGWTTEADLLDGIRTDEDSLRAMLQNPAATILKYEEAGRLLACVYLEQKGDELYLGMLTVAPEAQTGGIGRRLLTAAEDMARERRYRAVTMTVITARHELIVWYQRRGYQPTGETKPFPMDDPRFGIPKQPLEFFVMKKLISPA, from the coding sequence ATGAATTGCGTATCTATTGCACCCGCTACCGAAGCGGATATTCCGGCCCTGAATAAACTGGTCAACGGTGCCTACCGGGGCGAAAGCTCCCGCAAAGGCTGGACAACCGAAGCCGACCTGCTCGACGGCATCCGCACCGATGAAGACAGTCTGCGGGCTATGCTGCAGAACCCGGCCGCTACTATCCTCAAGTACGAAGAGGCCGGCCGGTTGCTGGCCTGCGTTTATCTGGAGCAGAAAGGTGATGAGCTGTATCTGGGGATGCTGACGGTGGCGCCCGAAGCGCAGACGGGTGGCATTGGTCGGCGATTATTGACGGCCGCCGAAGACATGGCCCGCGAACGGCGTTACCGGGCCGTAACGATGACGGTCATCACGGCCCGCCACGAACTCATTGTCTGGTATCAGCGACGCGGTTATCAGCCTACCGGCGAAACAAAACCTTTCCCGATGGATGACCCGCGCTTTGGCATACCGAAGCAGCCGCTCGAATTTTTTGTCATGAAAAAACTTATTTCACCCGCATGA
- a CDS encoding 2Fe-2S iron-sulfur cluster-binding protein: MIQFTVEDRDGTRQMLDVPEGFSLSLMEVLKGSNYTVLATCGGMALCATCHVQVLAGLDSLPPAQDAELDMLDTLPDSDFDSRLSCQIRVDERLEGGIFRIKGAEQ, translated from the coding sequence ATGATTCAATTTACCGTAGAAGACCGCGACGGTACCCGGCAGATGCTGGACGTACCCGAGGGTTTCAGCCTCAGTCTGATGGAGGTTCTGAAAGGGTCTAATTATACCGTTCTGGCAACCTGCGGAGGTATGGCTCTCTGCGCTACTTGCCACGTTCAGGTACTGGCGGGGCTCGATTCCCTGCCGCCCGCCCAGGACGCCGAACTGGACATGCTGGATACCCTGCCCGACTCAGATTTCGACAGTCGGCTTTCCTGCCAGATTCGGGTGGATGAACGTCTGGAAGGAGGCATCTTCCGCATAAAAGGAGCTGAGCAGTAG
- a CDS encoding IS5 family transposase, producing the protein MTKQWQPLTDSQWAAISPFFDLKRKRKHDLRQIINCILWLLPTGCQWRNLPHGWPHWQAVYYYFDRWKADNLFERVNAALNELDRKQVDKMPTPSLVCIDSQSIKLSPMIGKERGLDPNKRVNGRKRQFIVDTEGRLWVAHVHAANEADGPAGCILVSSLLWRVGERLEKVMGDQAYNGVFAKELAHWSIDFEKASRPESAQGFVPIAKRWVVERTIGWTNFFRRIVKDYEYTLSSSVSWLYLANIQIMLQRIGLLDQR; encoded by the coding sequence ATGACCAAACAGTGGCAACCACTGACCGACTCCCAATGGGCGGCAATTTCGCCCTTCTTCGACCTTAAACGCAAGCGAAAGCATGATTTACGACAGATTATCAACTGCATTCTCTGGCTTTTACCAACCGGCTGTCAGTGGCGGAACCTACCCCATGGCTGGCCTCACTGGCAGGCGGTATACTATTACTTCGACAGATGGAAAGCAGATAATCTGTTTGAACGAGTGAATGCGGCTCTCAATGAGTTGGACCGTAAACAAGTGGATAAAATGCCTACGCCCTCGTTAGTATGCATTGATTCACAGAGTATTAAGTTGAGTCCAATGATTGGTAAGGAGCGTGGTCTTGATCCCAATAAACGGGTCAACGGGCGCAAAAGACAATTCATTGTCGACACCGAAGGGCGGCTTTGGGTAGCTCACGTCCATGCGGCTAACGAAGCGGATGGTCCGGCTGGCTGCATCCTGGTAAGTAGTCTATTGTGGCGGGTTGGTGAGCGCTTGGAGAAGGTGATGGGTGACCAAGCTTACAATGGCGTATTTGCCAAAGAATTAGCCCACTGGAGCATTGATTTTGAGAAAGCTTCTCGGCCTGAATCGGCTCAGGGGTTTGTGCCAATTGCCAAGCGATGGGTGGTTGAGAGAACGATTGGCTGGACGAACTTCTTCCGCCGGATCGTCAAAGATTACGAGTATACGCTATCATCTTCGGTGAGTTGGCTGTATTTAGCTAATATTCAGATCATGCTGCAACGAATTGGACTGCTTGACCAAAGATAA
- the uxaC gene encoding glucuronate isomerase: MAQKTFITDDFLLRTETARQLYHDYAASMPIVDYHCHLPPDQIADNRQFDNLTQIWLYGDHYKWRAMRTNGINERYCTGDADDFEKFEKWAETVPYTMRNPLYHWTHLELLRYFDVDILLNKDTAREIYDHCSGRLRSPDYSVQSLLKSMNVVVIGTTDDPTDSLEHHQRLQNDGFGIRVVPTFRPDKAMMPQNPAAFATYVTKLAQASGIDITDFAGYLTALENRYDFFEQLGCRASDHGLEQVYAEAITSDEAAELFATVLGGQSLDPEDVRRFQSFMLVWFGQQDHKRGWVQQYHLGALRNNNSRMLRDLGPDTGWDSIGDFSQAQSLSRLFDTLDSTDQLARTILYNLNPSDNEVFATMIGNFQDGSIPGKMQFGSGWWFLDQKDGMERQMNALSNMGLLSRFVGMLTDSRSFLSYPRHEYFRRILCNLIGQDIENGELPRDIPWLGQMVQAICYHNARDYFQFPTTAEPAASLLTTH; encoded by the coding sequence ATGGCACAAAAGACATTTATCACCGACGACTTTCTTCTGCGCACTGAAACTGCCCGGCAGCTTTATCATGATTACGCGGCTTCCATGCCGATCGTTGACTACCACTGTCACCTGCCGCCCGACCAGATTGCCGACAACCGGCAGTTCGACAACCTGACCCAGATCTGGCTCTACGGCGATCATTACAAGTGGCGGGCCATGCGAACCAACGGCATCAATGAACGCTACTGCACCGGCGACGCCGACGACTTCGAGAAGTTCGAGAAGTGGGCCGAAACCGTACCCTACACGATGCGCAATCCGCTCTACCACTGGACGCATCTGGAACTGCTGCGGTATTTCGACGTCGATATTCTCCTGAACAAAGACACGGCCCGCGAGATCTACGACCATTGTTCGGGTCGGCTCCGGTCGCCGGACTATTCAGTGCAGAGCCTGCTGAAGAGCATGAACGTCGTGGTTATCGGCACCACCGACGATCCAACCGATTCGCTCGAACACCACCAGCGGCTCCAAAACGACGGCTTCGGCATTCGCGTTGTCCCGACCTTCCGGCCTGACAAAGCCATGATGCCCCAGAACCCGGCCGCTTTTGCGACCTACGTAACGAAACTGGCCCAGGCATCGGGCATCGACATCACTGACTTTGCCGGTTACCTGACCGCCCTCGAAAACCGCTACGATTTCTTTGAGCAACTGGGCTGCCGGGCCTCCGATCACGGCCTGGAACAGGTTTATGCAGAAGCCATTACGTCTGACGAAGCGGCCGAACTGTTTGCAACCGTACTGGGTGGCCAGTCGCTTGATCCTGAGGATGTGCGCCGGTTTCAGTCGTTCATGCTCGTCTGGTTCGGGCAGCAGGATCATAAGCGCGGCTGGGTGCAGCAGTATCACCTCGGTGCGCTGCGCAATAACAACAGCCGGATGCTGCGCGATTTAGGCCCCGATACCGGCTGGGATTCCATCGGCGATTTCAGTCAGGCGCAGAGTTTGTCACGGCTGTTCGATACGCTCGACAGCACCGATCAGCTCGCCCGTACGATTCTGTACAACCTGAACCCTTCCGACAATGAGGTGTTCGCAACCATGATCGGTAATTTCCAGGATGGCAGCATACCGGGCAAGATGCAGTTTGGTTCGGGTTGGTGGTTCCTCGACCAGAAAGACGGCATGGAGCGCCAGATGAACGCGCTTTCGAACATGGGCCTGCTGAGCCGGTTCGTGGGGATGCTGACCGATTCGCGCTCGTTTCTGAGCTACCCTCGCCACGAGTATTTCCGGCGGATTCTGTGCAACCTGATCGGTCAGGACATTGAAAATGGCGAGCTGCCGCGCGATATTCCCTGGCTGGGTCAGATGGTGCAGGCCATCTGTTACCACAACGCCCGCGATTACTTCCAGTTTCCAACTACGGCCGAGCCAGCAGCCTCGCTCCTGACGACGCATTAA